In the Glycine max cultivar Williams 82 chromosome 6, Glycine_max_v4.0, whole genome shotgun sequence genome, GTATTTATGTGAGTGTGTTATTACTTAATATAGCATTATTATTAGTACCGttgattaatattattttgttaaacaaATGATTTGTAATTAAGGGCATTAAAGGGATTGAGATGGTTATAGTTTATTATAGCAAATTAATATAATCGTAAAAGTGTAGGCTCTTGTTACGCATATCTAGTGGTTAGTTGCAAAGCAATGTCTGTTATCTGTTATATACAAGTACTGCAATACTGGATCAATACTGAAAGCAAGCAATGAATTGAGACTTATTTTATGCCCCTTCCTTCTCTTATTCTGGAGGTTCCCTTCTCTCGAAGGAAGGATCTATCACCTTTATTGGTAAATTGgacatgttcaattatttagaACTAGTGGCTACATAAAAATATACACTAAAAATTCTTGCTTTTGTAATTACCTTGGACCTTCAGATATGATGATCTCTCTGGTTCTTTACTTGCTAGTGCAGAGTTTTCGATGACCAACCAACTCATtacaaattatttgaaattgatACTATTAGATTTGAAGAGTATAAATAAAATGCATACTAATGGATAAACTATTTTTATCCAAAAACAAATcagttttccttttttgtgaaTAAACGAATcagttttttctaaaaatacataaacttgtttaaataatttttattcactCTGAATGAACAGACTCAAGTCTGAGAAAGCTACGTATGTTAGTCCTTGTGACACTGTCATCCAAATCACCCCTTCTTCATCTCATGCAATAAGGACATACGACGTCTTTGTGAAATATGGCCATTATCATTGGGCGCCTGAAAAGGATCTAGAATTATAAACCCGCGCATGCGCggataaataaatgaattatttatattaaggaCTATTAAAAGGtatgttataatataaattctatgtaaatatttgaattacattaatgagtgttttttttttgttcttttctttttgaatatgaaaatataaaaagtaaagtGAATTAAAAGCCCAAAGTAAGCTCTTAGTCAATGATAAAGATATATATGAGTAACTTTAATTGAATCAAATAAGGTGTTTCAGAGAAACAAATTATAAGGCACTTTGAAGAGCAAATGTTTTACTAAATtgaaaaatggataaaaaatatacaagatTTCAACAGAATTTTGAAGGATTCTTAATTAAATTGACGCGTAGGgctagatttttagggtttggCAAAAAAAAGTGTCCTGTTgttgtttatattatttaatattaattactatactgtttaatatatttttttataaccggcaaccttatcaaattaaatattgattatgAGTTAATAtaaccatctatatatatatatatatatatatatatatatatatatatatatatatatatatatatatataaataaataataagtaaatacAATTTCAAATTATCAACTACTTAGTACTAATGAAAGCAACATTAGAGTTTTGGCCaaagaaattgttttttttttcttataattaataataattacattgtatttattaatttctattattatcttttaattttggtgttttaattacaaattaatgtaATCATTCATAAACGTAACTACTAATTAATGAGATTTCAAATCATCAACAACTCAATACTAACTAAAGCAACATTAGAGTTTTgcaattaatgttttataatgTTGGTCAGGTTGAACAATTACATATGTTTAAAGGGAATAGAGAGACTTTATTACATCAATGATTAGGTGAAGGGAGCATAATCATTATAACTTCtaggaatgaatacatattaaGGATACAtggaataaataatatttaccaAATCTAACCATTGAATTGGGACAAtgttatttagttattttgcatatatgttttcaaatgtaactATATTATGAATGATTATGAAAAGTTACACAAGATGAACTATTACATGTTCAAGGTCATTTCTTAGTAATTGAAGAAATTAATAGGCAAATCTTTGTTTGGTCAAAATCTTTCACAATAGATAAATACATTGGATAGGCTAAGAGATGATAAAAGTAGAAATATTATGAATGTGTTACAATTATGATGATCTCGaacaaaaaaaactgaaaatagaaTTTGTTTTCGAGTTTTATATATGTGCTTCAAAAAATAGAATGTTTCAGATTTTGATCCAAAGAGCCATTAGGGAGCCTCTGTCATATGATGGCTTGACTAGTCTCAAAGATTTTGATTCACGACAAAACAATATGTCAAAAACTGACATTATCCAACATTATTTGATGCAATGTTTTGAAAACTAGATTGAAGATTGAACAGACAatggtttttattttgatagagtatcacaataatttagttttcttcttttttcatgtcTAGTGTACATAGCACAAATTGAATGTTTCAGATTTTTTATCTAGACAGCTATCCCATGTGCTCTAATATGTGGGGGCTGTACTAGTTTCAAAGATTTGTattctttaagaaaaagaacagaaaagaaaaaaaaaagaaagtcatGACATCAACCAATGCTCTCTCTCTGCTgcaatattttgaaaaccagAACAAAGACTAAAACAAGAAGACCTCTGGATCATTGTTTGATTGGTCCAATACAGTTAAAATAAAGTCTGAACAAGTGACGCGGTTTCTGCGGACCCCAACATATGGCAAGTGGGGGAAGAAGCTGCCATGAAAAATTTCTCCTTTTCACTGTCCATCCTTTCTTTGTATCCATAAACCATATATCTTAAGttgaataaatagaaaaaattaggttaaattatttattttttcttataattttattattcttatttttttatccctatgatttaaaaataattttttagtcttatagtttatatttaaatttattttttaattcctatattttaaaaataatatttttaattctttttttacttcttaTGGTTTAAAAATAGtctgtttagtttttaaaatttgtattttaattattttttagttcttattaaaaaaatataaaaataattaattataaattatcaactattttttattacaaatatgataaaataattatgaattatttattaatatttttatagttaattgtaattgataatattatttatattttgatattttaatagtaaagattaaaaaaaattaaaatataaaatataaaaactaaaaaaaattatatccaaCATAATCTTCCTATTTtgataatcatatttttttcttttttaaagaaatcaaaatagaccaaaaaaatattcttataaaaaaaatatattatttgtttatctATTACTTGTGTTAAGAGCATGTGAAATGTCTTACTAATAAGAAATGTGTTAGAGCATGTCAAGTGTCTTACTAATAAGAAATTTGTAAGCATTTTTTCTAATTGTAAGCATTTTTTCTAATTGTAGTATCCAAGTCAACACGTATGCCTTATTCATACTGCAGTGTCAGGTGTCTTAATTTTCTTCCAAGAGATTGTGTCAATACTGAAGATTTGAGTGACTtgacttaataataataataatttataacaatcTATAAGTTATTCTATTCAGTGAAAAAATACAGggaaaactaaaataaagtGTGAATAAGTGAGGCGGTTTCTGCGGACCCCACATATGACAAAGAGGGGAAGAAGCTGTCATGAAAAACTCTTCATTTTCACTATGCATGCTTTCTATGCATCCATATAGCATGTATCTtaagtttaataaataaaaaaattaggttaactttacacttttttttcctataattttaggatttggatatttttatccctataatttaaaaatagtttttagtcttataatttatatttaaatttatttttaattcctaaactttaaaaataatatttttagtcgTTGTTGATACgtatagtttgaaagtaatttttttaatttttataattttcattttaattatattttagtcattattaaataatataaaaataattaattttaaataagttataaattatcaactattttttattacaaatatgataaattatttatgaattaattactaatatttttatagttaatgATAGTTGataattactaatatttttataattaattataattgataatattactcatattttaataataaagactaaaaataaattaaaatataaaatataaaaactaaaaatatcatttttaaaatataaaaaataaaataaaatataaatataaattataagaactaaaaaaattataccaaaaaaaagttttcctatttttataattttatttctctttcaaaaaaatcaaaatacacatcaaacaaacattcatatgaaaaaaaaaaatattatttatttatttattatttatgaaaatcaCGTTAATTTTCTACAATTAATAATCCAAAAAAACcgttaataattttaatgttatagaGCATGAATATCAACCCTAGTTAAATTGAGGAATGACAAAACTAAGATCACATCAAATGTCTTACTAATGAGAAATGTGTAAGTATTTTCTCAGCATCCAAGTCCACACTTATGCCTTATTCACACGGCAGTGTCTGTCTTAATTGTATCAAGATTTGAGTCTAGCTGACTTGacttgataataataatttacaattaaatataaatgagtCACGTCTTGAATGCCCAAAACAACGCGTTAGCATTAATATCTATAGTCTTCATTAGAAAAGACCGGGCAATAGTAAAAAGTTAATGTGTTCATACAGTTTTACAACAAAAATACTTAGTCCAACTTAACagcttataaattaaatttaagataaaatattaattttataattttttatttttattctctgataaaaaataaatataaatttcattaatttatcataaattaaaaatatcaataaccaaaaataaaaaaattcaatataaaaaatatcattaaaaaacaaacattcgagtatttattaaattgaatttataacTTCATGTGAACAATTACTTTGATTAATGATAATGAAATTTTCAGCGTGTCTCACGGTAACTTTAAACAATTAACTGACGCGGTTACTGCGGACCCCAACATATGGCAAAGAGGGGAAGAAGCTGCCAAGAAAAACTCCTCATTTTCACTATCCATATTTTCTTTGTATCCATATACCATATATCTtaagtttaataaataaaaaaattaggttaaGCTTAcacattttttctataattttaggATCAGTATATTTTTATCCctataatttgaaaacaattttttagttttatacttTACATtcaaattctcttttaattctatttttcataaataatatttttaatttttcttttaattcttataatttgtataatttgaaagtaatatttttagttttaataatttattacaaattaattataaattataaattatcttttattataaatataataaattagttataaattacttattaatatttttataattgtttacaattgataatattatttatattttaataataaagactaaaaaaaattaaaatataaaatatatgaagtaaaaaatcaatttcaaattatataaattataaaaaataaaaaaaattactttcaaattatCGGATTAACGTACAATTAAGACATaacttataaagaaaaaaattataaaaattaaaggataaataataaaaataaaatcagtaattaaacaaaacaaaaattaaagaaaaataaaggaaaagtgAACCGAAGATGACAGCACAAGtgggttgaaaaatgaaaatcctTAGACGCAATCGTGACATGAGAAACTGACGAGTGAACTACAGTTATTAGTTTTCTATAAAGCAAATTggaaaaataaggaaagaagcGTTTCTTTCTACAATTATTAGCTTTATAATATTTCTTCACTGCCCAAACTAATTGTACTCGAGAACCGCGAGTTCCTCATGCATCTCACTACCTCCGTCGCCGTCCTCGTCGGCTGCGTCGTTGTCTTCATCTGGCGGAGATCCTCCTCCCCCAAGGCCAAGAAGGTCACCTCGAATTCCGCTTCTGCAATTGCAATGGCTTCTAATGCGACCATCCCTACATATGATGTGTTTGTCAGCTTCCGCGGTGAAGACACGCGCAACAGCTTCACTGCTTTTCTCTTTGATGCTCTCTCTCAAAATGGCATCCATGCCTTCAAAGATGATACACATCTTCAGAAAGGCGAATCCATAGCACCCGAGCTGCTACTGGCCATTCAAGGGTCTGGCCTTTTCGTTGTGGTCTTCTCAAAGAACTATGCTTCCTCAACTTGGTGCTTGCGTGAACTTGCACACATCTGCAACTGCACTATTCAAGCATCCCCGAGTCGTGTTCTTCCAATTTTCTATGATGTTGATCCATCAGAGCTGCGGAAACAGAGTGGTTATTATGGGATTGCCTTTGCAGAACACGAACGAAGATTCAGAGGAGATAAAGAGAAGATGGAGGAACTGCAGAGATGGAGAGAAGCTCTGAAACAAGTGGCCAATATCTCTGGCTGGAATATCCAAAATGAGTAAGTAAAAATTTATATGCAGTCAGTCATATTATGTCCATGTGCATACATTTCATCATTTCTTAGTCAAGTTGTTTTTATCAGACTTACTATCGCTTTCTAAAGTAGAGTTCATAGAAGTTGACGACGTAGCATGCAAATTGACTCTAAATTTATACATGTTTAATGCAAATGGTGTTTGAAATCTCTGAAATTATCTTGCCCTGTACATATATACATTATGTTGTGGTTCTGATACTTTGtcattcttcattttctttaaattttcagGTCACAACCTGCAGTGATTGAAAAAATTGTTCTAGAAATAAAATGTAGATTGGGTTCCAAATTTCAAAATCTTCCAAAGGGTAATCTAGTTGGGATGGAATCCTGTGTTGAAGAATTAGAAAAGTGTTTAGAATTGGAGTTGGTTAGTGACGTTCGAGTTGTTGGAATTTGTGGAATGGGGGGAATAGGAAAAACCACTCTTGCACGTGCTTTATACGAAAAGATTTCTTATCAAtatgattttcattgttttgttgatgatgtaaaagaaatttataaaaaaattggttcacTAGGTGTACAAAAACAATTGCTTTCTCAATgtgtaaatgataaaaatatagagATTTGCAATGCTTCCAAGGGAACATATTTGATAGGAACTAGGTTACGCAATAAACGAGGACTTATAGTTCTTGATAATGTTAGCCGGGTTGAACAACTACACATGTTTACAGGGAGTAGAGAGACTCTATTACGTGAATGTGTAGGTGGAGGGAGTAGAATCATCGTAATTTCTAGGGATGAACACATATTAAGGACACATGGAGTAAATCATGTTTACCAAGTCAAGCCATTGAATCAAGACAATGCTGTTCAGTTATTTTGCAAAAATGCTTTCAAATGTGACTATATTTTGAGTGGTTACAAAATGTTGACACATGATGTATTATCACATGCTCAAGGCCATCCCTTGGCAATTCAAGTAATAGGCAACTTTTTGCAAGGTCGAAATGTTTCGCAGTGGAAAAGTACATTGGTTaggttaaatgaaattaaaagtgaGGATATTATGAAGGTGTTGCGAATAAGTTATGATGATCTggaagaaaaagacaaagaaatatttttagatattGCTTGTTTCTTCAGTCGTGATTATAGTTATAAATATTCTGAGCGTTATGTGAAAGAAATCCTGGATTTTCGTGGATTTAATCCTGAAATTGGCCTCCCAATTCTTGTTGATAAATCACTCATAACCATTAGTCACGGGAAGATTTATATGCATAGGTTGCTGAGAGATTTAGGCAAGTGTATTGTTCGAGAAAAATCACCTAAAGAGCCAAGAAATTGGAGTAGATTGTGGGATTGGAAAGATCTCTACGAAGTTTTGTCGAACAATatggtataatttattttttaatgcataAATCTTAGGTTGCTCCATTTTTTCTGGAATCTGTATGTACTGCAAAAGatctaatattttctttcttgtttgcaATGTTGTAGAAAGCAAAAAATCTGGAAGCCATAGTTGTTGAAGATAAAACATGGATGTTTTTTGAAACAACAATGAGAGTTGATGCTCtatcaaaaatgaaaaaccttAAGTTGCTTATGTTTCCCGAGTATAAGCAGTGGAAGGTTACCACaaatgagaagaagaaatttTCAGGAAATCTCAATTATGTTTCCAATAATAAATTAGGATATCTTATTTGGCCATACTATCCCTTTAACTTTCTACCTCAATGTTTTCAGCCACACAATCTTATTGAGTTGGATCTTTCTAGGAGTAACATCCAACATTTATGGGACAGCACACAGGTAGtgtaaatttttatgtttttcctattttcattttctttaaatgaaatacaccaatataaaaattatctttgattATTCGATTCTTGtttgaataattaataattatggtccaagtgttgtttttaattttgtctcTTTCTATTGGTCCTTCATTGCAGCCTATACCCAAACTGAGACGTTTGAATC is a window encoding:
- the LOC100815768 gene encoding disease resistance protein TAO1 isoform X1 — translated: MHLTTSVAVLVGCVVVFIWRRSSSPKAKKVTSNSASAIAMASNATIPTYDVFVSFRGEDTRNSFTAFLFDALSQNGIHAFKDDTHLQKGESIAPELLLAIQGSGLFVVVFSKNYASSTWCLRELAHICNCTIQASPSRVLPIFYDVDPSELRKQSGYYGIAFAEHERRFRGDKEKMEELQRWREALKQVANISGWNIQNESQPAVIEKIVLEIKCRLGSKFQNLPKGNLVGMESCVEELEKCLELELVSDVRVVGICGMGGIGKTTLARALYEKISYQYDFHCFVDDVKEIYKKIGSLGVQKQLLSQCVNDKNIEICNASKGTYLIGTRLRNKRGLIVLDNVSRVEQLHMFTGSRETLLRECVGGGSRIIVISRDEHILRTHGVNHVYQVKPLNQDNAVQLFCKNAFKCDYILSGYKMLTHDVLSHAQGHPLAIQVIGNFLQGRNVSQWKSTLVRLNEIKSEDIMKVLRISYDDLEEKDKEIFLDIACFFSRDYSYKYSERYVKEILDFRGFNPEIGLPILVDKSLITISHGKIYMHRLLRDLGKCIVREKSPKEPRNWSRLWDWKDLYEVLSNNMKAKNLEAIVVEDKTWMFFETTMRVDALSKMKNLKLLMFPEYKQWKVTTNEKKKFSGNLNYVSNNKLGYLIWPYYPFNFLPQCFQPHNLIELDLSRSNIQHLWDSTQPIPKLRRLNLSFCVNLIEVPDFSEALNLESLDLSGCTRLSRFHPSIGFPRNLTNLRLWDCKSLVELPHFEQALNLEYLDLTGCEQLKQLPSSIGRLRKLKFSLDLEECKSLTDLPHFAEDLNFSWLNLRGCIELRQIHPSIGHLRKLSGLVLQNCKSLVKLPDFAEDLNLRQLNLEGCEQLRQIHPSIGHLTKLEVLNLKDCKSLVKLPDFAEDLNLRELNLEGCEQLRQIHPSIGHLTKLVKLNLKDCKSLESLPNNILRLSSLQYLSLFGCSKLYNIRSSEEQRGAGHLKKLRIGEAPSRSQSIFSFFKKGLPWPSVAFDKSLEDAHKDSVRCLLPSLPIFPCMRELDLSFCNLLKIPDAFVNFQCLEELYLMGNNFETLPSLKELSKLLHLNLQHCKRLKYLPELPSRTDLFWWNWTTVDDYEYGLGLNIFNCPELAERDRCPNNCFSWMMQIAHPDLLPLVPPISSIIPGSEIPSWFEKQHLGMGNVINIGRSHFMQHYKNWIGLALSVIFVVHKERRIPPPDMEQPSILSITCGPSIPPQQRKKERPSPYIPVLFREDLVTDESDHLWLFYFTLDLFDDRNFDELEVKCRSRDLLHDQDLVVEVKKYGYRWVHKHDLELLNRSSLKRNFSEIKEN